The window CGGGGAACCTGGCACAGTTCACCAGGGACATCCAGTTGCCAGCGGTGCCCTTCCCGTCGATGAAGTGGCTCAGGCGCCCGTATTCAAAGATCTGGAGAGCAGGGACCGCCGGGTCAGGTTTGACCAACCTTTCCCGCACACATCCCGCTCGCACAAATCCCACCACCCACCCTAGGCCGAGCCCCTCTTGCAGGCTACGGGAGAGGGGCAGCCGAAAGCTTCGCCCGGGCCCCGCGCAGGGCGTGCAGGGGGAGGCCCGCGGTGCCTCCACTACCTCCCACATCAGCGAGTTGTCGTCGTAAGTCTTGATCTCGCTGGTGTTGACCACTTTGCCTTGGAACGGGCCGAAGCGGACTCCTTTGGGGATGGGGACCGTGCAGAAGACTCCGAGCTGAGATACGTCCCCGTACGCCACCCGCAGCACCGAGAGCCCTGCGGGGACAGGGCGGGCTGAGCGCGGCTCGGCCGCGGCtgggcgcggcggggggcgcgggcagcgccgggcccCTACCTTCGGGCAGCTGCAGCGCGTCCCTGTCGAGCAGCGGGGTGGAGGAGTCCGCAGCACCTGCAGAAGAAGGACCCCTTCTTCAGCCCGGCGCCGGCCGTGCCGGTGCAGCAGGGCAAAGAGAGCGCGTCCTGCCACCCCCGACACCGGCCGCAGCCCGAATTACCCCCCGGTTCTTTCCCAGTGTGGGCTCGTAACTCAAGAAAACCGCGGGGAAGGGAAGCCCGACGTGCCCCCGAGCGATGCCCCATGAGCCTGGCTGCCGCGGGACCGCCTGCACCCCTTCGGGGTCTGTCCCCAAACCCCACCGCACACCCGGCCGCAAGGAACGACTTTCCGCCCGGTgctcctcccgccgccgcccgcagcccctTGCGCACACACCGGAGACCCCCTTACCCGGGCTGGCGCGGGGCACCCGGAGCCCCGAGATGGCGTGCAAGCTCCCGGCCAGCTGGCTGCCCCGGAGCGCCCCGTACAGCACCACATTAAGCTCCTCCTCGGTGAACTGATACCTGTAGCTCTGCCCCGCCACCCTGCCGGCCCCCGGGCTGCGGGCAGCCCTGCACAGGGGACTGGAATAGGGAGGCAGGGGCGAGTCCGGGGCCCCCGTCCCGCGGGGCGAACCCGCCCTGGGGGGGAAGGGGGCCGGAGGCTTGGCGtagaggggcagggggaggccgGGGAAGGGCTCGGCGGGCACGGGGGGCGGCTGGCTCAGGAAAGCGTGGACCCCGCTGAAGCTAAAGGGGGGCAAAGGTGGGGAGACGGGGGCCAGACCGTCCAGGGGTGTCAGGGGCTGGAAGAAGTCGGGGGCCGCCTCGAAGTACTGGGCGGGAGGGAGGAAAgcggggcagcaggcagggaggctggTGGGGCTCATCCCGAGCGCCTCTCGGCCGTCTGCGGGGACCGACTCGCCGGGCAGGGACAGCTCCATGCCGGGCCGGGGGGAGCTGCCGGGAAGCGGAGGGGCAGACTCCCGGGTGCTGCCGGCGCGGGGTCCCgctgcggggagggggtgggatGGAGGCGCGGGAGCCGCCGCACGCTGCCCTCCGCCGTCCGGCGCCGTCGGGGCGAGCGGGCCGGCCGCCGGCGTCCCCCCGCGGTTATATGggcccggggaggggaggggaggggagggaaagggggtgTGGGGGCGGCCCACCCCGGGGGTCGCTCAGCCCcgagggcggcgggggggctgcCCCGACGGGAGCCCCTACCCCAGGGCGGAGCCGCGGCTACTCCAGGAGCGGCCGGGCCGCCTCTCTCCACGTCGGGGCCGGCGGTGTCGGAGGGGGCGGTGGGAGGGCCCCCAGCCTCCCggacccccctcccctgccGCCGGCTCTGCCCTCCGCCTCTCCAAGCCCAGCCGCAGCCCGGGTGGGCTCTGTCTCTCCCCCGAGCAGGGGGCCGGGGTGCAGGAGTGATGCTCCCCACGGATGCGCACATCTGTCCTCCCCAGCAGGACCCACGGTCCCTGCGGAGTGTCTCGGGGGTTGCGGGCGGGAGTTTCAGATACAGAAAGTCAAAAAACACCTCTGAAACTCTGATGATCTAAAGACACAGCAGTATGCTCTCCACCACTGTAGGTTTCAGAGACATTGCTGGGGTGATTTTGCTTTAGCTTGAGGCTGCCTCTTGGGTGCCTGGCAGGACACTGGGCTCCTGCTGGGATTTCCCAGGCTTCATGACCAGGCCTATGCCAGGACCTGCCCAGAATGGGACCAGGGGAAGACATCTGGCCCTTGCCCCTTGCAGAGGTGATGGGTGATGCCCTTCTGCAAGGTTTCATCCTGTTTTTTGTGGAGTTTCTTCTTCTAACGTCCCCTTCCTCCCAGGTGGCTATGCGCTGCAATTGCTATCAAAAGGGGAcctggaaggggctgcaggaTCCGGGGGGCCCAGGTGTGCAGCTTGCCATTGCAGGATGCCATCCCTGCTGGTGCAGGGAGATGAAGACATCTTTAGCCCAGGGCAAAACCCCATGGCAGGCAGGGCATGAGCAGGATGGGTTACTGCAGAGCCCCTCCCTGGATAGCTAATTCCCTGCCAGTGTCCAGCCTTGGTGACGCTGCACATGCAGGcatggagggaagggatggggtgGCCTGTACTGCACTGTAGAGAGCTTGGGGGCTTGCACTCATGGGTCCCTCTCAGAGCAAGGCAGCACAGGACTTCTTGGGGCACGGCATAGCGTGAGACAAactgcacacagacacagatgAAGTGGGGAACAAATGCAGCCAGGTCTGACTCCTGGAGGTTTAGATGCCATTTAAGCAGTTATGGTGTGctacaaaaattaattaacataGCTCCATGCAATGCTCTTCTGTAAAAGATTGTCTTCATCCCAAAGAAGGGATGTATGAGAAATCACTTGAAGCAGCCTCAGACAGAGAGCGCGGCTCCAGACGCAGTCACTGACTGCACTTGACTGAAGGTGAAGCCATCCTTCCAGTCCTTATTTCTTACCTGGCCTGAGTAAAGTGCTCTGAAATAAGAGTTTGAGAAAGAATCACTGGCTGCCTGGAAGAACGAGGGTTCAGAGCACAGGACCTCAGGCAGTGTAATTCCTACCTACCAAAAGCTTCATTTGGGAACCCcaccttatttttttcactcaggACATAAACAGTAAgacagcaaacacacacacaccactaCGGAGGGAGACCCAGAACTGATCCAGGCTCTCCCCACTCCCAAGACCCCTTCCATGGTCAGCCCAGCGCAGCTTTGTCCCCAAACTTGAGCCTGAACACTTAGGTACTTTGCATTAAATGTATTGAGCTAATTCTCCTACCTACAACCTCATTCTCCATCCTAACCTCCGTTTGCAAGACAAAAGTACTGAATACACCAGGGACAGCCAATATGCACGCGAGGCTTAGGGAGAAGGTAGGAATGCAGCCTTCTGAAACTTGCTTAAGACAGTCCTTTAGCTTAAATAGCCTGacttttttctgttatctttttttttactttttttactttctctgtgTTGTTCCAAACCCTTGTTATTTGTAAGACAGAATTGATGCTGTGTTGCTTTAGGAAATGGTTTCAGGCAGGCAGTTTAACATGGTTTTATTGATGCAGTGTCAGTAGCATAAAAGTAGTACCAGATTTACAGGAATAAACCTTTGAGCTCTGATTGCACAGCGAAGTTTGAGTTTCCCTTAGAAATTAAGTGCTGCCAATCTGGAATCCTCTGGCTACCCTGTGTCCAGGTATCACAGCACAGTAAGAGGAAAAGGGGCTTGTGGAAGAGACGTGCTCACACGGGAGATTCAGGAGAAATGAAGACAAACAAACACAACgtaagatttttaaattctcaTAATTAGTTAAATTGTAGACATgcccagaaataaaaatattcctctttctAGCAGCCTGATGACACAGAGcccaggagaagaaaagggcttGAGGCACAATTGTCACTATATTGCAGATAATCGTCAGAGGCTTTCATCCCCCGAGAGGTTAGAGGCatttattgcattaaaaaagtCTGGACCTTGGGGAGAGATGGCGGGGGGAGCAGAAGTGCAGCCATGCAGAGCCACCtccagcaggcagggcaggccaGCCCCGTCCCTGCGCCCTCCGCTTCCCCGGGGATGCCGGCCAGGAGGGCGGCCAGCGCCTGGCTGGTGATGGATGCTCTGGCCCTTTCTTGGGAACGTCTGGGAATTCGGCCTCCAAAACAAGCCTGAGGTTGGTTTTGCTCCCCATGGCACCCCGGGGAGCAGCtctgtaaaaataaacccagTTTCGTGGTGCTAGTCCTGATGTGTGTTTTCAGCCTGGCCAGGGAAATAACTTGCCTCTTTTGCCTGTGAAAAAGAGGGGTGAACAGAAATGCTGATTCTCTTTAGGGGGAAATCTCCAGCTCACACACACTATGTTCAGCCAGGCACCCCttggctgctggcagcaggggcaTCACGTGAAGGCAAGAGTCACTCTGAAATTACGgctatgaaaagaaaagccttaAAATGAGCTGTGGGGACTCCCTCACTGCCCGGCAGTCCccggctgctgcagcaggagcagctcccagggctgctggcatTTAGCACCGTGCTCAGTGGCACCTTACAGATGTCCCCCAGGCCAGAGCCACCCACCCAGAGCACAGGGCTCTCGGCAgcctcctgcctttgctcccATCAGAGCAGGGAGCCATGACCAGCAATGTACGTGTGCCTGCAGCATGTGGGTTTTTGGCCACTGAAGTGCTGCTCAGGTTTTCTTTTGGGACTTTGTTATGATTTTATGGCTTGTTACAAAGTAATCACAGCAGCCTATCAGCCTCCCTCCCCCGCTGAAGGATTTTAGGGGGTATTCCTTCTCCACAGTGATGTGGGGACGCATATTAAAGACAAGCACTGAGGGACATCCCTGCAGGCTGCTTGCATAGCATTCAGGCGCCTAAGTGGCCTGGTGCAGTTAGATGTCTTCTCCTTGGATTGATCCAGATTTCTTGACGCAAAAAATTGCATCCCAAGTCCTGCCACCCTCCTCTCAGTTTGGACACAAGCTCTTCATCATCACTCTCACTCCCACTCTACATCTTCCTTACTCCAGACTTAAAGCGCTCTGCCTCCTACACATTCCCAAACACACAGGTTACACCTACGAGCAGCCTGATCCTCCGAAGACCGCAGTGCCGCAGCAGACCCTGATGCCCAGCTTCCCACCTGTGGGCTCCCTCTGTCCAGCACTTACACCGACAACCAGCTGCAGCATGGACAGGGGGAATCCCAGTCACTGCACCAGTTGCTGTTGTGGAAATAATCCGACTATGATTTAGATCAGGTCAGAAGAGAAGTAGTTTATTGCTATGGCTATAGGACAGGAtttggagcagcagagagacagCCTCTGCTGGTGTGGactattaaaaaaagggaaaatcacATACTAAAGTGCTTcaactttccttttccagtattAGCCGTATCTTTAGATTTTAATGATGTTGTCATTAGCTCAGTGACTTCACTAAAGCAATCCATTACTCTCATCCTCATTGAGAATGGACAAATAACCGAAAAATATGTGCACAAGAAAAAGTTGGAGCAAACCAGTCTAAAATTGGAGCAAAACAATCCTGTTGTATAGCTGCAATCCTCCCCCTTTGCTGGGGTGGGTCACTGCGTGGGCACACGAGCAAGGGCAGGAATACCTGTGTTCTTGTCTCTCAAAGCCACTTTGCCCACAGTTTGCAGGGAGATGAGTAAATTACTCTGGCCAGGTTCATCGTGTGTCCTTTCAGCCTCCTGAGTAGCTGTAATGTGAAGTGATGAAGTGAACTGTAGCCTGAAACTGGGGTGGGAGAGACATTTTTGGAGCAATAGGAGAGTCTTGCTACATCTCGTTTACTATCATCTTCTCAGGAACATCTCCCAGGGAGAAATCCCTGGGTGCATCACAGGAGCCGGAGCAACTccacctccccagcagctctATGGGGCTGAGGGGGTGTTTCAGTGTCAGTTGATTGACCCCACCTTCCTCATCCTTGAATACCTCAGTCAGTGGTGGCTGAGTAGTTCATGTACAGCAGATTCAGTATGAACAGAAACATTGAAAGCAaagtttctgctgctttaatGAATGAACCAGATCTCTGGCTCTCTGACTGAAGTGAGGGTCTGAATGTTAtctcagccccttcccctgcatGGAGCCCACTTCATGCTGCTGCCTTTAGTGCCTAActttggggaggggaggcaaACACCATGTTGGATGGCATTGCAACTGTCACCTGGCCCGTCCCGTGCCTGAATTCTTGTTGTTCTTAAAGGCAGAATCTTTTAGTGATCCTCAGAAGGGTTCCAGCTCCTTAGGGCaggagaaagttaaaaaaacatataCCCCCTTGGGGCAGGGATTTAGCTGAGCATCCTTGGACACATGGACCTCTTGTGCCACTGACAATCATACTGACTGACCCTGGGTTGTCCTGCCCAGCCACGCCTTGTGCACAAGCTGGATGGTATGTGTTTGTCTAATGACAGCATCCCCAAGAGCTTCATGTTTTCACTGGGTACATTATTTGCTGAGTTAAGTGATGTTCCCCCTATAATTCACCCATTTCCTCTGTACTACTCAGTTCTGCTACTCAGGTTTAAATCTCCCTAAGCTGAGGCTATTCCCTTGGTCCATTTCCCTTTCTACCCAGTTCTTCACAACTTGAAAAGTTCAAATTGTAGAGAGCTCAGCATTACCCTGATTCCCTCAGGTTCCCTCCTGCTTTATAGCCAACACTGTTTAACCATTTTGTAGTTGGAAGTGATCTGTTAGGTGCAGGAGGAGGTCTTGTACATACTCTGATAAACCTCTCTTTTCATCCCCCAGACTACCAAATTGGATCACTAGGCCTCCAGCTTCAGCCATTTACAAGTTCTAATGTTCTGTAAActacttcaatttttttaaattttaatccaGTTGTTCCAATTTACTAGCATGGGTCCTGTTGGAGTGCCCCCATAATGCTCTACAAGTTTGGTTACAAATTTATCACTGTAGGTACATTAGTAAAGGATCGGTCCCCCATCACGTAAGGATAATTATATACATGTAATCTCTGGAATACTCACAACTAAAACAGATCCTGCTGGCTACAAAACTGTTAAAAGATGTTAGGAGTGgccacctcctccagcagccgCAGCCCAAGACCCTCCTGTCTGGTTgctggagcccagcccagcaccatGGGACCCGGGGttcctgcccaggctgggggaCGCAGCTGCTCCTTTCCCGTTTGCAGGTTCTCCCCGTAGCGAAGCTGAGCACAAACCCCAGAGACACATAgacacagcacacacacacagaggacacTGACATGGCCAGTCCCACAGACTGCCATGGACAAGGTGCTGCCCTCAACAgcacccacatgcaggacccaTGTAAAACATAAACACAGGCAGCCAAgtcctcccctcctctctgaCTGGTAGAGGCACAAGTTCACTGGTGAAAGCACACACATCCCCCTCTAGGTTCACAGGCACACACCCGTTCACAGATGGCCTGAGTACGggcacagcccctctgcccGCCCCGTACCCCTGCCCATGTCCTTGTCCTCGCACCTGCTTCACGGGTCCTTTACTTGCCTGCTGGTGCAGCTGGATGCAGCAAACACAAGCACTCACACTCTTGCCCACGGGCACCCTACATTCTGGTCGCACTCTGGTGTACACTTGTCAGATTTCACCCTTTCAGGCAGAAGGTAAACCACATTTGGTTTCAGCCACCACTACGTGTTTTTCTAACTGTCTTTTAAGATAAGATGCTCTACttgatctttcatttttttttacccccccaAGTCTCTCAGACTTCTGGTTTGggattctgtttttcttttggtggcCTCCTCCTACCAATCAAAAAATCCATCCCACTGAAATTGGGGTACCTTGGGTCCTCTGGACTTCAAGGCACTCCTTAAGCTTAATCCCTTCAATGCAATcaaccacatttttttcatccCCAAGGTAAGTATCCAGAACCAGAGACTGAAGGGAAGGAGGCAAGACACATGAGGGGTCCCTCCTGGTCACAACGTCTAGTGTTGGCCCACTGTGCTGGCCAAGTCCGGGATCATTAGCAGTGGTATCAAACTAATTTATCATGAAGGTTTCACTGCAATTATTGTTTCAGGAGTCAGGGTGAGAATTTGGTTGAGGCCGACTCAGGCTGTACTTAGCATCTCTACTTCCACACTTCACAGCCCAAGAGGCCAAGGCCGAGGGCAGATACCCCTGGCTGCTCTCTTCCCTTGCTATAGCCTGACCGTAAGCATGGCGTGACACACAGGCCTCCTCCCATCCTGGGTACAACAGGTAGAGAACTGGGATAAGCAGTGAGCAACAAGCTGGGGAATAATTGAAAGCCTCCAGGCATTCCTGTTCCATCCCCGTGAGGACTGGTCTGCAAGACTCAACATACGGTTTATCATGAGAAGGACCTTCAAAGGGCAGTGTCACTTTCTGTCTTTTGTCATGATGTCACGTTATTAGATCTTGTCCGTATGTCAGGCGCACTGGTGTCTGTCAACAAAGCCTGATCCAGAAAGTAAAAGGCAGCACTTTCTCTTTTGTAAAGTCAGTTACATCAGAGGTCATCGTTAGCTCATCATATTTAGACTGATGCCAGGAGTTTTAGCTAAAACTGTtgtcaagaatttctttttaatattaataaattataagGGGATAATCATGCCTAAAGGGGAAGTTCTgatatgaaacatttttcctcttactGTACACAGATGTTTTCTCTACTTGTTTCTGACCTCACATTGGGAAGAAACATCCTCCTTTCTTGCCTTCCTTAATATGGCAGTATTTTCCTCATATCCAAGGACCACCATCATTTTGCTGAAGCCAAGAGAACTGCAGGATAAGCCTTGTTTTGGTAGGAACTGTGAAAGGTTAACACTATTTGGAGgtctttaaaataacttcagctTCTAAAATTTTTACTACAAATAGCTTTTCTCCCCCACCCATTTCCCAGAGCAGCAGATCATTCTGATAAACAAGCATTCTTGTAGctgcttttattcttattttttttaaattgaccAATCAAACATTTCCAACTGTCTTAAAATTAACCACTTGGCATAGCAAGGAAAACCAGCCATTAACTCTGCTCAGTCCCACTTGACACCATTTCAGGTTTGCCTCTGCTGAAACCATCATGAAAGACACCCATTTCATCCTGACTGTGATATAAAAAAGTACTCATAATGAACTGTTTTCACATTAAGCTATGTgataaacattttcagttaatATAACACTATAAAGATAAAAGGATTTGAGAGTAACAACTAGTTGGAATATATAAAAGCCTTCAACACAGAAAGCCTGCCGCTTCATCTACCCTCTAGTGTTTAGTACTACATCTTATACCCTTCTATGAATAAATGAAGACACAACAGAAACACGTTGAAATCTCTAAAGCCATGTAAAACCCGAAGgcattaaaatttattaaatgaTGCAATAACAACAGAATTCTTTATTTACAATAGCATTATTTAACATCAAATAAGCAAATAGCATCAGCAAAGCAATATTAACTTgcataaatgtatttaaaatttctctGAATATATCTACCTTTGCATAAACTGCTCACACTAGAAATACAAACATCAATGCAGGTGAACAAAGTGATGTTCAGAGTCAACTCcgttttgaaaataaatcacaacCTGAAACACTGTAAGCTTTCTCCTGAAGAACCATAGTTTATATATTGCTTAATTTTACCCTTGTATAATCTTTTCATATACACACATCTCAGATGCAACTTCATGAGGAACTGTACAAATAAAATCCACAAATGacataaagggaaaaaattaaatgacagTAAATGTTTGAAGAAATGTGTCCATCATCTCTATTGAACAACATAAAGATAAGTGATGATGCACTTATTCCAAAATTGTACACAATTCACTATACAAATATAATACATCAGACAGCTATGTAGGAATATACAAGACTTAAAAACAGATCTAAGGCATTATGCTAGATTTTAGCATTTTGAGGTTCTTGCACATAGCTTTTACCTGTAGTAAGAAActtaaaagattttgttttagtCTACAAAGAAACACCAGGGAgaaaattctaattaaaatcAAAGCCACTAcagtaaattttcttttgtgcagAGAATGCTTTTGCTCTTAGGCAGCATACTACCATACAAATACTAGAAAACCTTTAAATTCACACCAACAATTAATGGCTTAAGTTGCATTTCAAAACTGATTGTGTATCTTTGGGTTCTGCAAGTGGAGCTGTGCCACCCATTTCATCTGTCAAGCCCATATGAATTCCGCTTttaaacaaagattaaaa of the Nyctibius grandis isolate bNycGra1 chromosome 3, bNycGra1.pri, whole genome shotgun sequence genome contains:
- the PRDM14 gene encoding PR domain zinc finger protein 14; the protein is MELSLPGESVPADGREALGMSPTSLPACCPAFLPPAQYFEAAPDFFQPLTPLDGLAPVSPPLPPFSFSGVHAFLSQPPPVPAEPFPGLPLPLYAKPPAPFPPRAGSPRGTGAPDSPLPPYSSPLCRAARSPGAGRVAGQSYRYQFTEEELNVVLYGALRGSQLAGSLHAISGLRVPRASPGAADSSTPLLDRDALQLPEGLSVLRVAYGDVSQLGVFCTVPIPKGVRFGPFQGKVVNTSEIKTYDDNSLMWEIFEYGRLSHFIDGKGTAGNWMSLVNCARFPEEQNLTAIQCQGQIFYESCKEILPTQELLVWYGDCYVQFLGIPISLKGMPEGERPPQHPEEAGESFKCERCGKVFAYKYYRDKHLKYTRCVDQGDRKFPCHLCNRSFEKRDRLRIHILHVHEKHRPHKCSVCGKSFSQSSSLNKHMRVHSGERPYKCVYCNKAFTASSILRTHIRQHSGEKPFKCKHCGKAFASHAAHDSHVRRTHGKEKACTCSVCGQHFPEQEDYHFHMKIHATH